Below is a genomic region from Medicago truncatula cultivar Jemalong A17 chromosome 3, MtrunA17r5.0-ANR, whole genome shotgun sequence.
acttttatttattgtcattgcaaaacaaagcgtcAATGGAAATTTCCTGCGCCTGGATTTGAAGGGTAGTCCTGGATCACTCGGAATAAGATTCATCCTAGGAATGAATACCCTGGTACCTGCCCTTTTTCCTGTAATTACGATAGCAGCTATCGTTCTCTTCCCTAGATGTGTGACTGTCAGCCTCATACCATTACACAATCCATTGGCCTGATCGATGTTTCTCATGAGCATACTAGACATCCCACCCTTAGTTTCAACCGGTGATTTGGAATTCCAGAGCTCTTAATACCACTAAGAAATTCCGTTGTGAACCACTCGCTTTGGACACCAAAATTTTCACCTGATCGACAAGCAGAACCAGAgcttaaatactctttctcttcacctggACTCAGTGACATCATATATTCGTTAAAATGCTCAACTGAATGAAGTGTTGGTGCGAGTATTCccctttcttggaaaaataGCGGGTCACCAAGGTTATCATTCAAATCGGGATACACAAAGTCTATAAGTGACATCAACGGATTTGTTGTGTCTGATATGACCAAATCTTCTAgaatttctaccttcatttcaCCATTCTCACCTGATGCGTCGTTGCCGTCTCCAATTGAGAGTATATACTTGCCAAAATTAGCAATTTATTCCTGCTCTACAGGTACCGAAGATGCACTCAATCTCATATTAACAGTAAGCCTCTACACATTACAATAAGCCCATATCTGTGATGAATTGATTGAGGCATCAACAATATCGTGCCTCGTTCCTTTTTGGACAACAGGCAATATCTGCCTGAAATCACCAGCTAAAACTACTGTCATTCCATCGAAAGGTCTAAACTCGTTTAGGGGATCATTCTTGGACATGATATGACGCATTGATCGGTCAACTGTCTCAAAACACCATTGGTGTATCATCGGAGCCTTATcccaaattatcaactttgcaGCACGCACCAGGTCTGCCCTAGGACTATCCTTTTCTATCGTAAGCGATGATGCCTCATTAATCTCAATAGGGACTATCAGTGTCGAGTGCACGGTTCTTTCACCTGGTAATAGAAGAGTCACTATACTGCTGGATGCAGcattcaatacaattaaccCCTTCGAGCTAACAATAGCCGACAATGTTTTCCATATAAATGTTTTTCCAGTACCACCGTaaccatataagaaaaagaaacaccGTCGACAGAACCAAGGACTCCATGAACTTGTCATGCACACATCTTTGTTCATCAGTCAACATTGTAGCATCCCGTTTTCCCACCAATTAAAAGTGATTTGACCAAACTTAATTACCTAATTATTGTAtgtttacatttttaaattctTATAAGAGAACATATTATGAAAAAAGCACAGGTCAAGAGTCTAGTTATGAAAAAAGCTTCGTTGGTTTTCACTATTTTTGCCAAAGCTTCACTAGTATATATCTTACTTACTAAAGCTTATCCCCCAAATCCAtccttaaccctaatttcttccCTCTCATTTTTCAAGCCATTAGATGCTGATCATTTAGGCGCCATTCAACATCAACCGTTGATCATTTACACTTAAGTGTTAATCTTAATCAGCATTCCACTTTGTAAAAGCAACTTCTTTCAACTATTCCCCACACTCATTTATTATAGATAACTCTGTCTCTCCCTTATGCATCTTCCAACAAATAATTATGAGGTTTTGGTACCCATGCATCCACCCTTTCATTTCCAATGCCACATCAATTGTGGTAGACATCAAAACTCTAGACATATTTATCTCTCATACACAAGCTTACCACCCCTCCCTCTTTCCGTCGCTCACTCTCTCACACGTAACaacacaaacttttttttttctgcactactaaaaaaattggGAATAGAGACGGGTAATATCCGTctctaaaatgaaaaaaatctgtCTCTATACGTCTTAGAGACGGAATCAGAGACGGAACAGGGTCTGTCGTTGTTTTTGTCATCTCTAAACACTGTAGAGACAGAATTTCATTTTCCGTCTCTGATTAGAGACCGAATAAATCCGTCTCTAACAAATAGAATCCGTCACCCACACTTTTCTGAAAGCTAAGCAGAATCCGTCTCTGCAGAGACGGAAAATACTGTCTCCAATATAAATAATTCGTCTCTAAAATTTTGTCACAAAGGTTAAAATTTCCGTCTCTATTAATTAATATTCCGTCTCAACAGAGACAAACGGAAATTCCGtctctaaattttattttttaattccatatctaaattttttttaaataaaattatttgactcAATATTGTCACTGTTTATTGCTAAaacaatgtttaaaatatttattgtgtTTGCTACATTTAACTCAAACTTTCAAGAATgtcaataatattttgatacCCATCAAGTTAGGAGaattcataaaaacaaaatatcatcaCAAAATATTAAAGGTAACTAAACTAAAGTTTATCATCAATCCACCTAGTAGTTACCAAGATAAGTTTACCATCAATCCACTTAGTAGTTACTAACataaagttgtctaaaatataaaagaccaTGATATGTTTGATCTAACAAAAGATACCAAAATAAAAGCAACCAATTAAGCTAAAGTTCATCTATCTAGTTGTCACCATTATCACCTTCTCCTTCCGGCAGAATTGAAGTGTTCATATTAGGCACAATATTCCCAATCATTTGCTCCAAGCGCTCCATCTTTTGTTTTAGTGTTTCTTGTtcaagatttttcttttcaagttcAGCGGTTAATGCTTCAATCTTAGCCTCCATAGCAGTAACTTTTTCAGAAGAAGGTACATCGGTAGAAATTGAGCGTGACGGTCTCAAAGATTCTTTGACAACAGCAGCTTGAGATCCTAATCCAAATATGCGCCCCTTCTTGTTAATGCCTCCAACAATTTCCATATAAATATCATTGTGAATTTCTTCAGTAGGTTGTTGACTACTAATCTCACCACTTTGAGAGTGTTTCTCAAACATTTGAGTTTGGTACATTTCCTGCAAAAAAGAGTTACTATTAGTAATATAATTTAGATATatgaaagagaaacaaaaatgtGAGTATACATACAGCTATCTTAGCTTGTGTTTCATTAAACCACCCATCTGGTTTCCCTTTTGGTCTATGAAGTTTGTCATAAATCTCAAACCATGTTGGTTCCCTATCCAATTCCACTCTCTAAAATATAACCAACAAACAACAAGTTAGTATGAACATTTTTACACtgtaatttaaacaaaaagaaTCACTAACCATTTTTTTGCTATGCACTCTAGCAGATATGGATCCTCCACTATGCACATGGTGCCCAACTTTAGACTGCCTGTTTTGTTTATTAGTCAAAGAATTGTTTTGCCATTTCTCTTCTTTCCATTTAACCTCCAACTGTTTCAAGTTGTCTACACCAACCCATTCACCTTTATCTTCACCACTACGCACCTTGAACAAGGCATTTTTTAATGCCAAAGACCCCCTACTATTAAAGCTCTTTTTAATGTTAGCTTCATCATTTGCAAGCCACTTGAATTTAgcctacaaacaaaaaaatgtcaTGAAGCTATGTATTTGAAAAGGTAAATCAACTTTCAACCTAAGTAACAATGAAGCTTcatatttaatatcatataaatCAAATAGGTTAAAACAACATATATCACAAAAATACCTTAAAATCATTAAACCAAAGCAACGGTACTTCCTCATTTTGTTTTGCATCTTTCCAGCATGACCACGCCCCACCAAAATTTTCCTTGAAAATTTTTGTTATAGCACTCCTCACTACCTCTTCTGGATAAAAGCTGAAAGTGTAAGAAAAATAACTTGTAAGATGcaatttaaaacattatatatttctatagaattataatataaaattaaaattacttaTTTCCAAGTTCTGATCTTATCCAAATTCGTCCATCTGATCTATCCTTTGACCCCCATTTGATGTTATTTGGTGTGTAGGATGATGTATCTATGTCTGGATTTGCGTGTGATTGTGTGATTGATTCATCTTGGTATGGAACTTCTTTCTCCGGCTTACTATCTTCTAAAGTTTGAATTGTGCTTCTCGCCTTGGTCTTAATCACAGCCAACCaatctttttttccttcaggATACTGTGTGAAGTATACTTGTTTTGCTTGTTGTGCAAATATAAATGGGtcataatgtttatatttcCTAGATACTCTAACTTCAACATTTCCATAACTATCTACCTTTTTACCTTGATTCAAAGTGGGATCAAACCAATCACATTTGAACAAAACCAACGTCTTTATTGGCCATCCAGTATAGTAAACTTCAACAATGTCAGTTAAGACACCATAGTAATCATTGTCAATTTCCCCATCTTCACCACCTTGAACAGATACGCCACAATTTGTTGTACTCATCCCATTACCATGATCTATGGTATTAAACTTGTATCCATTTACATAATACACTGACCATTTGTTGACTTTTCTCTTGGGCCCCCATGCCAAACTCCTCAAAAAGTTATCTTCAACATGGTTCTTTGAGACCTATTTTGAAAAGTTAGATTAGTTTCAATTAACAAGCAAAGTAAGTAGCATTAATGACACTAGGGAGATTCAATTCACCATACATATTCGCTGAACCAATTAGGAAATGATGTGGAGATTACTTTGTCAACTTCTGAGTCGGCTACACCAAGATCTTGAAGCATATCCGTATACATGCTACATTAAAATCACATGTTTagagatattatatttttcaaagatATTGGTAAATGAAAGAAGTGTACACTTACGACAAAAATGGCTCAACTTCTGGACAATTTAGAAGAACATAGAGATGTGCAGCTTTCATTTCTTTGTCTTGTAGGAAGTAGGTTGTACATTTCCCAGAAGGACGCCCAAGATAATTAAAGATAGACAAAGGTTGTCTGATTGAACAACTTTCGCCTCCATCATCATTCCGTGGCACTCTTGTCCTTCTACAAGTAACATCAGGTGGATAATAGTAAGACGCAAACGTAGAGGCCTCCTCCACTAAGTACGCTTCACAAATAGAGCCCTCGACAGAAGATGAGTTTGTGACCTTATCTTTTAAGGTACGAATAAACCTAATAAAATAACTTGAAGACATTAATACAATTATGAGTGCATAGTGATTACTAAAATAGGACAAGTTTAAGTGACTAACATGAATAGTAACCATATAATTGGTTGAATCACAATTAATCAAAACTAAACAGACAAGTTTAAGTGACTACCATGAATAGTAAGCATAATGATCAAATTGGTTGAATCAACACATTAATCGAAACTAAACAGACAAGTTTAAGTGACTACCATGAAGAGTAAGCATAATGATCAAATTGAGAATGCTTTGTCCATTTCGTGGGAAAAcggaaaaaaaaccaaataacaCCCTGTTCACAATTATTAGTGCATAGtgattacttaaaaaaaaagaaaaagaagatagaTGGCCAACCTTTCAAAAGGATACATCCATCGATATTGCACGGGACCACCAACCCTAGCTTCATACGGTAAATGTATTGGAAGATGCTCCATAGAGTCGAAGAAACTAGGGGGAAATATTTGTTCTAACTTACACAAAATGATTGGGATATTTTTCTCCATTACATGTAAATTCTCCTTTTTTAATATAGGCGAAGTAAGCTCTCGGAAGAATTGACTAAACTCTGTTAGGGTGTTCCAAATAGGGTCGGGTAGAGATCTGAATACAATAGGAAGCAAGCGTTGCATGAACACGTGGCAGTCATGACTTTTCATTCCAAATAACTTTGCTTCCCGCAAGTCAACACATCTACATAAGGTAGATGCATACCCATCTGGTAGCTTTAGTTTTCTGACCCATTCACACACAGataatctttgttgttttgttaatgCGTACTTTGCTTTTGGCTTCTTAAGCTTTCCCCCTCCAACATCTTGTAGCTCCAAATCTTTCCTTCTACAAATATCTGCCAAGTCCAATCTAGCATTAAAAGTGTCCTTTGTTTTTCCCTTGGTGTCCATAACAGTATACAAGATATTAAGAAATACATTTCTTTCAATATGCATGACATCTAGATTATGTGGGAGAAGATTTGTCTTCCAATATGGCAACTGCCAAAAGATGGTTTGTTTGGTCCAATTGTGGAGAAGTCCATACCCTGGAAAATCATCATATGGAGGTCCAATTATGCTCGGTAAATCCTTGACCCTTTCCCACATTTCTTCACCGGTCAACCTTTTTGGGGGCGATGATGTCTCATCTTTACTCTTCCTAAAAGCAGTCTTATTCCTCCTATAGCAATGATCAGGTGATAAGAATTGGCGATGACAGTCAAAAAAAGTTGTCTTGTGACTATGTTGAAGGGTAAATGCTTTCGTAGACTCCATACAAATAGGACATGCAAGCCTTCCCATTGTCATCCAACCCGACAACATCCCATATGCAGGAAAGTCATTAATTGTCCACAATAAACAAGCTTT
It encodes:
- the LOC25488800 gene encoding uncharacterized protein; amino-acid sequence: MEIPEHRKWMDNRMRPDNSRVTDEFLAGVCEFVEFACAQDDFKKVGKLRCPCKICKCRKPQSVDDVMKHLCMKGFKEDYYYWSSHGEQRPSVMPVVSNNSYYGSIGIREDFNNFEQMVMDAAGPSLGYYLEQEEFACPEQIREDPDPQAESFFKMLKAAQAPLYHGCESYLELSAAIQALSIKSDFNNSQNCFNKWVEFMGKALPNDNRMPKNYYRAKKSVEKLGLGCIKIHCCPNDCMIYYYPEDKNLRNCKICGENRYKSVTRNGKIRDVPLKKMWYFPIIPRLQRLYSSMQTASQMRWHHDVTRDDGYLSHPADGEAWKHFDESYPEFAKDPRNVRLGLCADGFAPFDKTGRTYSCWPVVITPYNLPPWMCMKREFLFLTVLIPGPSNPKGRIDVYMQPLIDDLKLLWNSGVMTYDVSLQQNFVMKACLLWTINDFPAYGMLSGWMTMGRLACPICMESTKAFTLQHSHKTTFFDCHRQFLSPDHCYRRNKTAFRKSKDETSSPPKRLTGEEMWERVKDLPSIIGPPYDDFPGYGLLHNWTKQTIFWQLPYWKTNLLPHNLDVMHIERNVFLNILYTVMDTKGKTKDTFNARLDLADICRRKDLELQDVGGGKLKKPKAKYALTKQQRLSVCEWVRKLKLPDGYASTLCRCVDLREAKLFGMKSHDCHVFMQRLLPIVFRSLPDPIWNTLTEFSQFFRELTSPILKKENLHVMEKNIPIILCKLEQIFPPSFFDSMEHLPIHLPYEARVGGPVQYRWMYPFERFIRTLKDKVTNSSSVEGSICEAYLVEEASTFASYYYPPDVTCRRTRVPRNDDGGESCSIRQPLSIFNYLGRPSGKCTTYFLQDKEMKAAHLYVLLNCPEVEPFLSMYTDMLQDLGVADSEVDKVISTSFPNWFSEYVSKNHVEDNFLRSLAWGPKRKVNKWSVYYVNGYKFNTIDHGNGMSTTNCGVSVQGGEDGEIDNDYYGVLTDIVEVYYTGWPIKTLVLFKCDWFDPTLNQGKKVDSYGNVEVRVSRKYKHYDPFIFAQQAKQVYFTQYPEGKKDWLAVIKTKARSTIQTLEDSKPEKEVPYQDESITQSHANPDIDTSSYTPNNIKWGSKDRSDGRIWIRSELGNNFYPEEVVRSAITKIFKENFGGAWSCWKDAKQNEEVPLLWFNDFKAKFKWLANDEANIKKSFNSRGSLALKNALFKVRSGEDKGEWVGVDNLKQLEVKWKEEKWQNNSLTNKQNRQSKVGHHVHSGGSISARVHSKKMRVELDREPTWFEIYDKLHRPKGKPDGWFNETQAKIAEMYQTQMFEKHSQSGEISSQQPTEEIHNDIYMEIVGGINKKGRIFGLGSQAAVVKESLRPSRSISTDVPSSEKVTAMEAKIEALTAELEKKNLEQETLKQKMERLEQMIGNIVPNMNTSILPEGEGDNGDN